One Meriones unguiculatus strain TT.TT164.6M chromosome 5, Bangor_MerUng_6.1, whole genome shotgun sequence DNA segment encodes these proteins:
- the LOC132654025 gene encoding vomeronasal type-1 receptor 44-like, which produces MNKASILHTNTNIKITLFSEMSIGISANSILFLFHLCRLIGAHRPKPIDLAIGFLALTQLLMLLTMGLIAADMFLSRGRWDHTTCKSLFYLHRFLRGLSLCAACLLNVLWTIILSPRSCCLNKFKHKSPHYISCALFLCVLYMSFSSYLLVSNSAIPNSTSDNFMFVTQSCSLLLPSHSRQSTFSTLFFFREAFFISLMVLSSGYMVALLYRHMKQAWHLHNTSLSPKASPEQRATRTILLLMSFFVFLCILETVILQTRMKFKDGLLFYFIHILVSHSYATVSPLVFICTEKHIIKFLRSVWDRKVNM; this is translated from the coding sequence atgaataaagccagcatactccacactaacacaaacattaaaattaccttgttctctgaaatgagtattgggatctcagccaacagcatcctttttctcttccacctcTGCAGGCTCATTGGTGCACACAGGCCTAAGCCCATTGATCTCGCCATTGGTTTCTTGGCCCTGACCCAACTACTGATGCTGCTAACTATGGGACTCATAGCTGCAGACATGTTTCTGTCTCGGGGGAGGTGGGACCACACCACATGCAAATCCCTTTTCTATCTACACAGGTTCTTGAGGGGCCTCTCCCtttgtgctgcctgtctgctgaatgtcctctggaccatcatcctcagccctagAAGCTGCTGTTTAAACAAGTTTAAACATAAATCTCCCCATTACATCTCCTGCgccctttttctttgtgttctctacatgtcttttagcagttacctcCTGGTATCAAATAGTGCCATCCCCAATTCGACCtcagataattttatgtttgttacTCAGTCTTGCTCACTTCTACTCCCGAGTCACTCTAGACAAAGCACATTTTCCACATTGTTTTTCTTCAGGGAAGCCTTTTTTATTAGTCTCATGgtcctctccagtgggtacatggtggctctcttgtacagacacatgaagcaggcctggcatcttcacaaCACCAGCCTTTCTCCAAAGGCATCTCCAGAGCAAAGGGCCACccggaccatcctgctgctcatgagcttctttgtgtttctctgcattttggagACTGTTATCTTGCAAACaagaatgaagttcaaagatgGCTTACTATTCTACTTTATTCATATTCTTGTGTCCCatagctatgccacagtcagtccccttgtgtttatttgcactgaaaagcatataattaaatttttgagGTCAGTGTGGGACAGGAAAGTAAATATGTGA